A DNA window from Allokutzneria albata contains the following coding sequences:
- a CDS encoding ABC transporter permease: MTSAIRAEASAPRIGGGAARTVRHVVALSRRNLLQLWAEPLRLVDATVMPMVLSLIFLYLFGGAIGKGQGDYALYLMPGMMVEAIAFASRATGIGLNLDFATGIMDRFHAMPITRSAVLGGRITADVVRMAVALAVMFAFALLVGFRVRTGPVEVLAAVLLLLAFGSALCWVSAYVGLLVRSPQAVGSVGFLWMIPLQFGSSMFVSPVTMPGWLQAFAAINPVTSVCDAARGLLTGGPVAQPVLLSLAWIVGLTAVFAPLAVRRYTRRS; the protein is encoded by the coding sequence GTGACTTCAGCCATCCGCGCCGAGGCGTCGGCGCCGCGCATCGGCGGAGGCGCTGCGAGGACCGTCCGGCACGTCGTGGCGCTCAGCCGCCGCAACCTGCTCCAGCTGTGGGCCGAGCCGCTGCGGTTGGTGGACGCCACCGTCATGCCGATGGTGCTGTCGCTGATCTTCCTGTACCTCTTCGGCGGCGCGATCGGCAAGGGGCAGGGCGACTACGCGCTCTACCTGATGCCCGGGATGATGGTGGAGGCCATCGCCTTCGCCTCGCGCGCCACCGGGATCGGGCTGAACCTGGACTTCGCCACCGGGATCATGGACCGCTTCCACGCGATGCCGATCACGCGTTCCGCCGTGCTGGGCGGGCGGATCACCGCCGACGTGGTGCGGATGGCCGTCGCGCTGGCGGTGATGTTCGCCTTCGCGTTGCTGGTGGGGTTCCGGGTGCGCACCGGGCCGGTCGAGGTGCTCGCCGCGGTCCTGCTGCTGCTGGCCTTCGGATCGGCGCTGTGCTGGGTCTCGGCCTACGTCGGCCTGCTGGTGCGCAGCCCTCAGGCGGTCGGCAGCGTGGGCTTCCTGTGGATGATCCCGTTGCAGTTCGGCAGTTCCATGTTCGTCTCACCGGTGACGATGCCCGGCTGGCTCCAGGCGTTCGCCGCGATCAACCCGGTCACCTCGGTCTGCGACGCGGCGCGCGGCCTGCTCACCGGTGGCCCCGTCGCACAGCCCGTGCTGCTGTCACTGGCCTGGATCGTCGGCCTCACCGCGGTGTTCGCGCCGCTGGCCGTGCGCAGGTACACCCGCAGAAGCTGA
- a CDS encoding NAD-dependent epimerase/dehydratase family protein: MSSKERPLVVVLGASGFVGTAVTRQFVGRDVRLRLVARRRIIAPTGCRAEVETLAGDLTQPGAVAAAVAGADVVIHLAAHIAGSSTWRVAEGDSSAKRVNLGVMHEVVAALRGRQEPPVVVFAGSISQLGEPRGPLITGREPDEPVTEYDRHKLAAERALSEATAAGLVRGVTLRLPTLYGQGIGPSSLERGVLAAMMRRAFAGQPLTMWHDGSVARDLLCVDDAARAFVAAVDHADALAGRAWLIGTCLATPMGEAFHAVAELVAEVTGDPVVPVVQVEPEHAVTTDLLDFVVGSTEFGEVTGWAPRVVLREALRGAAETMLAERAPAPVAVR; encoded by the coding sequence ATGAGCAGCAAGGAACGTCCTTTGGTCGTCGTCCTCGGCGCCTCCGGTTTCGTCGGCACCGCGGTCACCCGCCAGTTCGTCGGCCGCGACGTGCGGCTGCGGCTGGTCGCACGGCGGCGGATCATCGCGCCCACCGGCTGTCGCGCTGAGGTGGAGACGCTGGCCGGCGACCTCACCCAGCCCGGCGCGGTGGCCGCCGCCGTCGCCGGGGCGGACGTGGTGATCCACCTCGCCGCGCACATCGCGGGCTCGTCGACCTGGCGTGTCGCGGAGGGCGACAGTTCGGCGAAGCGGGTCAACCTCGGGGTGATGCACGAGGTCGTCGCGGCATTGCGCGGACGGCAGGAGCCGCCCGTGGTGGTGTTCGCCGGATCCATCTCCCAACTGGGCGAGCCGCGCGGGCCGCTGATCACCGGTCGCGAGCCGGACGAGCCGGTGACCGAGTACGACCGGCACAAGCTCGCCGCCGAGCGGGCGTTGAGCGAGGCCACCGCCGCCGGCCTCGTCCGCGGCGTCACGCTGCGGCTGCCCACCCTGTACGGCCAGGGAATCGGACCGTCCTCTTTGGAGCGTGGAGTGCTCGCGGCGATGATGCGGCGGGCGTTCGCCGGTCAGCCGTTGACGATGTGGCACGACGGTTCTGTCGCCAGGGACCTGTTGTGCGTTGACGACGCGGCGCGGGCCTTCGTGGCCGCCGTGGACCACGCGGACGCCCTTGCCGGACGAGCGTGGCTGATCGGGACGTGCCTGGCAACGCCGATGGGGGAGGCGTTCCACGCGGTGGCCGAGCTCGTCGCGGAGGTCACCGGCGATCCCGTGGTCCCGGTCGTCCAGGTGGAGCCTGAGCACGCGGTCACCACCGACCTGCTCGATTTCGTCGTCGGCTCCACCGAGTTCGGTGAGGTCACCGGGTGGGCGCCGCGCGTTGTGCTGAGGGAGGCGTTGCGCGGGGCGGCCGAGACCATGCTCGCCGAGCGCGCTCCCGCGCCTGTCGCGGTCCGCTAG
- a CDS encoding AfsR/SARP family transcriptional regulator — protein sequence MGTRFAFSMLGPLEVRAGGMVVPVSGQRQRTVLAMLLLAPGRVVSVDSLVNAVWEGAPPATGRTQIAICVAGLRKAFRAAGCTDDVIITSSPGYKLLADDHEIDAVRFEQECAAAEQAARQGLVERAADGMREALALWRGQVLAGVSGRVVESEAARLEELRLSAYERHTSLRLELGQHRELIGELTALVHDYPLREQARACLMLAQYRSGRRAEALETFRAGRRQFIEEFGMEPGPALQGLHRAILNDDADLALTEGTPRQPEPAARAVPAQLPTAGARFTGRTAEMSTLDELLEGDGPAVAFITGAAGIGKTELALRWGRRVAERFPDGQLFVDLRGYDGDADPARPEDALAGFLRAYGVADTQIPADPGERSALYRSLLDGKRTLVVLDNAASFAQVRPLLPGSGDNVVLVTGRDQIGELLGEHCALRLRLTPLSRAESVELLGAASAREGDQDSAGRLADLCGGLPLALSVSAARLVAKPHWSLAHLVRLVEDEDRRLDELSPGGRGVRSSLDASYRRLSPATATLYARLGLLDVPDFAAWVGAAVLDSGLAEAESLMEELVDAQLLEVSSAADCATRYRFHPLFRCHAKEKAMLWQGSEESLAACRRAFDTWVALATTALDRQPREIRGGLDTREHVGDPAAWFETERASVVAAIEQALRMGLVLPALDLATAAWQLLATEKPMPLTPVPTIASAEDGAVRSRAREKRWITKLMGELAS from the coding sequence ATGGGCACCCGCTTTGCGTTCAGCATGCTCGGACCACTGGAGGTCCGCGCGGGCGGGATGGTGGTCCCGGTCAGCGGGCAGCGGCAGCGCACGGTGCTGGCCATGCTGCTGCTCGCACCCGGCCGGGTGGTCTCGGTCGACAGCCTCGTCAACGCGGTCTGGGAGGGCGCGCCTCCGGCCACCGGGCGCACGCAGATCGCCATCTGCGTGGCGGGCCTGCGCAAGGCCTTCCGCGCTGCGGGCTGCACCGATGACGTGATCATCACCAGCTCGCCGGGCTACAAGCTGCTCGCCGACGACCACGAGATCGACGCGGTGCGGTTCGAGCAGGAGTGCGCGGCCGCCGAGCAGGCCGCGCGCCAGGGCCTGGTCGAGCGGGCCGCAGACGGGATGCGGGAGGCGCTGGCGCTCTGGCGTGGCCAGGTGCTGGCCGGGGTCTCCGGGCGGGTGGTGGAGTCCGAGGCGGCGCGGCTGGAGGAACTGCGGCTGTCCGCCTACGAGCGGCACACCTCGCTGCGGCTGGAGCTGGGCCAGCACCGTGAGCTGATCGGCGAACTGACCGCGCTGGTGCACGACTACCCGTTGCGGGAGCAGGCGCGCGCGTGCCTGATGCTGGCGCAGTACCGCTCGGGCAGGCGGGCCGAGGCGCTGGAGACCTTCCGCGCGGGCAGGCGCCAGTTCATCGAGGAGTTCGGGATGGAGCCCGGGCCCGCGCTGCAGGGCCTGCACCGGGCGATCCTCAACGACGACGCCGACCTGGCGCTGACCGAGGGAACCCCGCGGCAGCCGGAACCGGCCGCGCGCGCGGTGCCCGCCCAGCTGCCGACCGCGGGCGCGCGGTTCACCGGGCGGACCGCCGAGATGTCCACTTTGGACGAACTGCTGGAGGGTGACGGTCCGGCTGTCGCCTTCATCACCGGGGCGGCCGGGATCGGCAAGACCGAGCTGGCGCTGCGCTGGGGAAGGCGCGTCGCCGAGCGGTTCCCGGACGGCCAGCTCTTCGTCGACCTGCGCGGCTACGACGGCGACGCCGACCCGGCGCGGCCGGAGGACGCCCTCGCGGGTTTCCTGCGCGCCTACGGGGTCGCCGACACGCAGATCCCGGCCGATCCCGGCGAGCGCTCGGCGCTCTACCGCAGCCTGCTCGACGGCAAGCGAACCCTGGTCGTGCTCGACAACGCGGCCTCCTTCGCGCAGGTGCGCCCGCTGCTGCCGGGCAGCGGCGACAACGTCGTGCTGGTGACCGGGCGGGACCAGATCGGCGAGCTGCTCGGCGAGCACTGCGCGCTGCGGCTGCGGCTGACTCCGCTCAGCCGGGCCGAGTCGGTGGAGCTGCTGGGCGCGGCGTCAGCTCGGGAGGGCGACCAGGACTCGGCCGGGCGGTTGGCCGATCTGTGCGGCGGGCTGCCCCTCGCGCTGAGCGTGTCCGCGGCGCGGCTGGTGGCCAAACCGCACTGGAGCCTGGCGCACCTGGTGCGGCTGGTCGAGGACGAGGACCGGCGGCTGGACGAGCTCAGCCCCGGTGGGCGCGGGGTGCGGTCCAGTCTCGACGCCAGTTATCGGCGGCTGTCGCCCGCGACGGCGACGCTGTACGCGCGGCTGGGCCTGCTGGACGTGCCGGACTTCGCGGCGTGGGTCGGCGCGGCCGTGCTCGACAGCGGGCTGGCCGAGGCGGAGTCGCTGATGGAGGAGCTGGTCGACGCGCAGCTGCTGGAGGTCTCCTCGGCGGCCGACTGCGCGACGCGCTACCGGTTCCACCCGCTTTTCCGTTGCCACGCCAAGGAAAAGGCCATGCTCTGGCAGGGCTCCGAAGAGTCCCTCGCGGCCTGCAGGCGCGCTTTCGACACCTGGGTGGCGCTGGCGACGACGGCGTTGGACCGGCAGCCGAGGGAGATTCGCGGCGGGCTCGACACGCGCGAGCATGTCGGTGACCCGGCCGCCTGGTTCGAGACCGAAAGGGCCTCGGTCGTCGCCGCGATCGAGCAGGCGCTGCGGATGGGCCTGGTGCTGCCCGCGCTGGACCTCGCGACGGCAGCATGGCAGCTGCTGGCCACCGAGAAGCCGATGCCGCTCACCCCGGTGCCGACGATCGCGTCGGCCGAGGACGGCGCGGTGCGATCGCGGGCCAGGGAGAAGCGGTGGATCACCAAGCTGATGGGCGAACTGGCCAGCTGA
- a CDS encoding nucleotide disphospho-sugar-binding domain-containing protein, translating to MRVLFLPIPGIGHSFPTVPLAWALRAAGHEVLFGTAYAGVAVERAGLPVVDIGLGVDQPEVFAELERRYPELSAKMRGDDGAGLTDMLEAVPVFAGITEQITYPVTDLAEAWRPDIIVHGALHGAALIAAAKLGVPSVDLGDGFGRTAEVPEAMYDRLSHVFAEHGAPGLPEVRLKIDVAPPSMVGGASEGWPMRYVPFNGGAVVPDWLPPNAVDPQRPRIGVTLGSVAVHLGGLGPVAAVLKAAGDLDAEFVLALGDVDTESLGPIPPNVRIAGWVPLSALLPTCTALVHHGGGGTTLTALHTGVTQIVLPGGGDGNINGEAVDKRGAGLFVRPEAVDTAMLERVVTDEKMRTAAAEVRAEITAMPTPADIVTRLESLIA from the coding sequence ATGCGCGTGCTGTTCTTGCCGATTCCCGGAATCGGGCACTCCTTTCCCACCGTCCCCCTGGCCTGGGCGTTGCGGGCGGCGGGGCACGAAGTGCTCTTCGGCACCGCCTACGCGGGCGTGGCCGTCGAGCGGGCCGGGCTGCCGGTCGTCGACATCGGCCTGGGGGTGGACCAGCCGGAGGTCTTCGCCGAGCTGGAGCGGCGGTATCCGGAACTGAGTGCGAAGATGCGCGGCGACGACGGCGCCGGGCTCACCGACATGCTCGAGGCGGTTCCGGTGTTCGCCGGGATCACCGAGCAGATCACGTATCCGGTGACCGACCTGGCCGAGGCGTGGCGGCCGGACATCATCGTGCACGGCGCGCTGCACGGGGCCGCGTTGATCGCCGCGGCCAAGCTCGGCGTGCCTTCCGTGGACCTCGGTGACGGCTTCGGCCGGACCGCCGAGGTGCCGGAAGCCATGTACGACAGGCTTTCCCACGTCTTCGCCGAGCACGGGGCGCCGGGTCTGCCCGAGGTGCGGCTCAAGATCGACGTGGCACCACCGAGCATGGTCGGCGGGGCCTCGGAGGGCTGGCCGATGCGGTACGTGCCGTTCAACGGCGGCGCGGTGGTGCCGGACTGGCTGCCGCCCAACGCTGTTGACCCGCAACGGCCGCGGATCGGCGTCACGCTCGGGTCGGTCGCCGTGCACCTCGGCGGGCTCGGCCCGGTCGCGGCCGTCCTGAAGGCGGCGGGCGATCTGGACGCGGAGTTCGTGCTGGCCCTGGGAGACGTGGACACGGAGTCGCTCGGCCCGATCCCGCCGAACGTCAGGATCGCCGGCTGGGTGCCGCTTTCCGCGCTGCTGCCGACCTGCACCGCCCTGGTCCACCACGGCGGCGGGGGCACCACGCTGACCGCGCTGCACACCGGCGTGACGCAGATCGTGTTGCCGGGCGGCGGTGACGGCAACATCAACGGCGAGGCGGTGGACAAGCGCGGCGCCGGCCTGTTCGTCCGCCCGGAGGCGGTGGACACCGCGATGCTGGAGCGCGTCGTCACCGATGAGAAGATGCGCACGGCCGCCGCCGAGGTCCGCGCGGAGATCACCGCCATGCCCACCCCGGCCGACATCGTCACCCGGCTCGAATCCCTCATCGCCTGA
- a CDS encoding non-ribosomal peptide synthetase yields the protein MDEQLSAEQRHRMLVEWNDTARDAPVESLTRLFERHARQTPDRPAVLCGQVRLTYGELNARANRLARHLAGLGAGPESLVAIALPRSERTVVAILAVLKAGAAYLPIDPGYPRDRVAFMVSDARPEIVITDSTAEDLLAGSGISTVGVLPGHVLLLDDPVVEQAISACEATDLAVEVDPANPAYVIYTSGSTGTPKAAVIERRSLDDHLLTACAEHPAVQGVSIWHTSVSFAHTVQQLFPPLAVGGCVRIASLEPGVSDADIACTFLKATPSHLPLLEELPGNFSPTQELMLCGEALLSEAVDQWRRAHPEIRVVGGYGPTEVTLHCAEFVMQPGDETPSGVVPLGRVMPNSQVYVLDAQLRPVQPGVAGELYLSGSGVARGYYRRPGLSSERFVANPFGAPGSRMYRTGDVARWREDGILEFGGRVDNQASVRGFRIELDEVAAAAVSHPDVAYAVAVVREDRPGDKRIVCYVVAAGEPVDRRVLREHMSEWLPEFMRPSLIVELDALPLNPNGKVDRRALPAPELTADGRAPETDDERVLCGLVADVLGLPSVGVDDDFFELGGHSLLAVRLLGRIRSAFGVELSLSTVFESPTVEKLLWCFDTAAGARPPLVAAERPELVPLSSVQRRLWFIDQFEGPSPNYNVVWATKLSGRVDRAVLDAALIDVVERHEALRTVFFEHEGAPYQRVLPSAPVLSTMDFSADALAEAARHTFDLSADLPVRATLFSSSETDHVLLLVVHHIAADGGSLMPLTRDLSAAYAARIDGKAPDWEPHPVQYADFALWQNELLAAEEETQIEFWKRTLAGSPELLELPLDRPRPAEPSFRGDRVPFSVDARLHERLAGLARETGTTMFMIVHAALAALLTRMGAGTDIPLGTASAGRVDAALENLVGFFANTLVLRVDTSGEPGFRDLLGRVRATDLAAYAHQDVPFERLVEVTNPTRSLAHTPLFQIMLTYEDGVGSRVELPGVSTSDYPMGAGVARFDLSFFVWENPAGAGIDGYLEYATDLFDRSTAERLVSFLVRLLDAAITDPEKPIGRLDLLSEADRNMLVVACNDTAADVPEALLTDMIAAQVRRVPDAIAVVCGDDSLTYAELDARANRLARWLVRKGVGPERFVGVALPKSTETVVALLAVLKAGAAYLTVDLAYPAERIAYMLDDAAPVLVLTRSELADRVPAENLVLLDELDLSEVPDHEVSTQLAMRNPAFIIYTSGSTGRPKGVVVEHHSINHYLAWSRQLYTEVRGRALVHSSLSFDLTVTGVYAPLTAGGCVQLIELDDDGSADDVARPTFVKATPSHLPMLINLPDRFSPTDQLVLGGEPLLGEVLDEWRARNPAATVFNEYGPTETTVGCMEYVIKPGDRVVPGVLSLGKPAWNTQMYVLDGNLNPAPVGVAGELYIAGDLVTRGYHNRQGLTAERFVANPFGPPGSRMYRSGDLGRRRGDGQLEFIARVDDQVKVRGYRIELGEIEAVLGQAPGVGGVAVIVREDRPGDKRLVAYVVPDGTPDVEALRARCAEYLPEYMVPSAFLTLDALPLTPNRKLDRKALPAPEYGEPTSGRAPATPQEKILCELFAEMLGVPSVGVDDSFFALGGHSLLAVRLLSRIRAAFGTDLSLRELFEAPTVTAVAAAVTANPVEKARPALRRMPRPEEVS from the coding sequence ATGGATGAACAGCTGTCGGCGGAACAGCGGCACCGGATGCTCGTCGAGTGGAACGACACCGCCCGCGACGCGCCGGTGGAGTCGCTGACCCGCCTGTTCGAACGGCACGCACGACAGACCCCGGATCGCCCCGCCGTGTTGTGCGGTCAGGTCCGGCTGACCTACGGCGAGCTGAACGCCCGCGCCAACCGGCTGGCGCGGCATCTCGCCGGACTGGGCGCCGGGCCGGAGTCGCTGGTCGCGATCGCGCTGCCGCGTTCGGAGCGCACCGTGGTGGCGATCCTCGCGGTGCTCAAGGCCGGAGCGGCCTACCTGCCGATCGACCCCGGGTATCCCAGGGACCGCGTGGCCTTCATGGTTTCCGACGCCCGGCCGGAGATCGTGATCACCGACAGCACCGCAGAAGACCTGCTCGCGGGGTCGGGCATCAGTACGGTGGGCGTGCTCCCCGGACATGTGCTGCTGCTGGACGATCCTGTGGTCGAGCAGGCCATTTCCGCTTGTGAAGCAACGGATCTCGCGGTCGAGGTCGATCCGGCCAATCCCGCCTATGTCATCTACACCTCGGGTTCGACCGGAACGCCGAAGGCGGCGGTGATCGAGCGGCGGTCGCTGGACGACCACCTGCTCACCGCCTGCGCCGAACATCCCGCCGTGCAGGGCGTGTCCATCTGGCACACCTCCGTGTCCTTCGCCCACACCGTGCAGCAGTTGTTCCCGCCGCTCGCCGTCGGCGGTTGTGTGCGGATCGCGAGCCTGGAGCCGGGCGTGTCCGACGCGGACATCGCGTGCACCTTCCTCAAGGCCACGCCGAGCCACCTGCCGCTGCTGGAAGAACTGCCCGGGAACTTCTCACCGACGCAGGAGCTGATGCTGTGCGGTGAGGCGCTGCTGAGCGAGGCCGTCGACCAGTGGCGGCGGGCGCACCCGGAGATCAGGGTCGTCGGCGGCTACGGTCCGACCGAGGTCACCCTGCACTGCGCCGAGTTCGTGATGCAGCCCGGGGACGAGACACCGTCCGGGGTCGTACCGTTGGGCCGGGTGATGCCCAACTCCCAGGTCTACGTGCTGGACGCGCAGCTGCGGCCGGTTCAGCCAGGCGTCGCGGGGGAGCTCTACCTCAGCGGGTCCGGGGTGGCGCGCGGCTACTACCGGCGGCCGGGGTTGTCCTCGGAACGCTTTGTGGCCAACCCTTTCGGCGCTCCGGGGAGCCGGATGTACCGCACCGGCGACGTGGCGCGCTGGCGGGAGGACGGCATCCTGGAGTTCGGCGGGCGCGTCGACAACCAGGCCAGCGTTCGCGGTTTCCGGATCGAGCTGGACGAGGTCGCGGCCGCGGCGGTCTCCCACCCGGATGTGGCCTACGCGGTCGCGGTCGTGCGGGAGGACCGGCCCGGTGACAAGCGGATCGTCTGCTACGTCGTCGCGGCGGGCGAACCGGTCGACAGGCGCGTGCTGCGCGAGCACATGAGCGAGTGGCTGCCGGAGTTCATGCGGCCCTCGCTGATCGTCGAGCTGGACGCGCTTCCGCTGAACCCCAACGGGAAGGTCGACCGCCGGGCGTTGCCGGCTCCGGAGCTCACCGCCGACGGGCGCGCCCCGGAGACCGACGACGAGAGGGTCCTCTGTGGACTGGTCGCGGATGTGCTCGGACTGCCCTCGGTCGGTGTGGACGACGACTTCTTCGAGCTGGGCGGGCATTCCCTGCTGGCGGTGCGCCTGCTCGGCCGGATCAGGTCGGCGTTCGGCGTGGAGCTGTCCCTGAGCACTGTCTTCGAGTCGCCCACGGTCGAGAAGCTGTTGTGGTGCTTCGACACCGCCGCGGGTGCGCGACCCCCGCTGGTCGCCGCCGAGCGCCCGGAGCTGGTCCCGCTGTCGTCGGTGCAGCGGCGGTTGTGGTTCATCGACCAGTTCGAGGGGCCGAGCCCGAACTACAACGTCGTCTGGGCGACGAAACTCTCCGGGCGGGTCGACCGTGCTGTCCTGGACGCGGCCTTGATCGACGTCGTCGAGCGGCACGAGGCGCTTCGCACGGTGTTCTTCGAGCACGAAGGCGCTCCCTACCAGCGAGTACTGCCATCGGCCCCAGTTCTGTCCACTATGGACTTCAGTGCGGACGCGCTGGCTGAGGCGGCACGGCACACCTTCGACCTCAGCGCTGACCTCCCGGTGCGAGCGACGCTGTTCTCCTCGTCGGAGACCGACCACGTCCTGCTCCTTGTCGTGCACCACATCGCGGCTGACGGCGGTTCGCTGATGCCGTTGACGCGCGACCTCTCCGCGGCGTACGCGGCCCGGATCGACGGGAAGGCCCCCGACTGGGAGCCGCATCCGGTGCAGTACGCGGACTTCGCGTTGTGGCAGAACGAACTGCTGGCCGCCGAGGAAGAGACCCAGATCGAGTTCTGGAAGCGGACCCTCGCCGGATCGCCGGAGCTGCTGGAGCTGCCGCTGGACCGCCCGCGCCCGGCCGAGCCGAGCTTCCGCGGCGACCGCGTTCCGTTCTCGGTGGACGCGCGCCTGCACGAACGGCTGGCCGGGCTCGCCAGGGAGACCGGCACCACGATGTTCATGATCGTGCACGCCGCGTTGGCCGCCCTGCTGACCAGGATGGGCGCGGGCACCGACATCCCGCTGGGCACCGCATCGGCCGGGCGCGTGGACGCGGCGTTGGAGAACCTGGTCGGCTTCTTCGCCAACACCCTGGTGCTGCGCGTGGACACCTCCGGCGAACCGGGCTTCCGCGACCTGCTCGGCCGGGTCCGCGCGACCGATCTCGCGGCCTACGCCCACCAGGACGTGCCGTTCGAGCGCCTGGTCGAGGTGACCAACCCGACCCGGTCCCTGGCCCACACCCCCCTGTTCCAGATCATGCTGACCTACGAGGACGGCGTCGGCTCCCGGGTCGAGCTGCCTGGAGTGTCCACTTCGGACTACCCGATGGGCGCCGGGGTGGCCAGGTTCGACCTGTCCTTCTTCGTCTGGGAGAACCCGGCGGGGGCCGGGATCGACGGCTACCTGGAGTACGCGACCGACCTGTTCGACCGGTCGACGGCCGAGCGGCTGGTGTCCTTCCTGGTGCGGCTGCTCGATGCCGCGATCACCGACCCGGAGAAGCCGATCGGGCGACTGGACCTGCTTTCCGAGGCCGACCGGAACATGCTCGTGGTGGCGTGCAACGACACCGCGGCCGACGTTCCCGAAGCCCTGCTCACCGACATGATCGCCGCGCAGGTCCGCCGCGTCCCGGACGCCATCGCGGTGGTGTGCGGGGACGACAGCCTCACCTACGCGGAGCTCGACGCCCGTGCCAACCGGCTCGCGAGGTGGTTGGTGCGCAAGGGGGTCGGGCCGGAGCGGTTCGTCGGTGTGGCGCTGCCGAAGTCGACCGAGACCGTGGTCGCGCTGCTCGCGGTGCTCAAGGCGGGCGCCGCCTACCTCACCGTGGACCTGGCCTACCCGGCCGAGCGGATCGCGTACATGCTCGACGACGCGGCCCCGGTGCTCGTGCTGACCCGTTCCGAACTCGCCGACCGAGTCCCGGCGGAAAACCTCGTGCTGCTGGATGAACTGGACCTGAGCGAGGTGCCGGACCACGAGGTGAGCACACAGCTCGCGATGCGCAACCCGGCGTTCATCATCTACACCTCCGGCTCCACCGGGCGCCCCAAGGGAGTCGTGGTCGAGCACCACTCGATCAACCACTACCTGGCGTGGAGCCGTCAGCTGTACACGGAGGTGCGCGGCCGGGCACTGGTGCACTCGTCGCTGTCGTTCGACCTGACCGTCACGGGTGTCTACGCGCCGCTGACCGCGGGCGGGTGTGTTCAGCTGATCGAGCTGGACGACGACGGGAGCGCCGACGACGTGGCGCGGCCGACGTTCGTCAAGGCGACGCCGAGCCACCTGCCGATGCTGATCAACCTTCCCGACCGGTTCTCCCCGACCGACCAGCTCGTCCTCGGCGGCGAACCGCTGCTGGGCGAGGTGCTGGACGAGTGGCGCGCGCGCAACCCCGCGGCCACGGTGTTCAACGAGTACGGCCCCACCGAGACCACCGTCGGCTGCATGGAATACGTGATCAAGCCGGGCGACCGCGTGGTTCCCGGAGTGCTCTCGCTCGGCAAGCCCGCCTGGAACACGCAGATGTACGTGCTGGACGGCAACCTCAACCCCGCGCCGGTGGGTGTCGCGGGGGAGCTGTACATCGCGGGTGATCTGGTGACCCGTGGCTACCACAACCGGCAGGGCCTCACCGCGGAACGCTTTGTCGCCAACCCGTTCGGGCCACCGGGGTCGCGGATGTACCGCTCGGGCGACCTGGGCCGTCGCCGCGGGGACGGGCAGCTGGAGTTCATCGCCCGCGTCGACGACCAGGTCAAGGTGCGCGGCTACCGCATCGAGCTGGGCGAGATCGAGGCCGTGCTCGGCCAGGCCCCCGGCGTCGGCGGTGTCGCGGTGATCGTCCGCGAGGACCGTCCCGGCGACAAGCGCCTGGTCGCCTACGTGGTGCCGGACGGGACGCCGGACGTGGAGGCGCTGCGCGCGCGGTGTGCGGAGTACCTGCCGGAGTACATGGTGCCGTCCGCTTTCCTCACGCTGGACGCGTTGCCGCTGACCCCGAACCGCAAGCTCGATCGCAAGGCGTTGCCCGCGCCGGAGTACGGCGAGCCCACGAGCGGCCGGGCACCCGCGACGCCGCAGGAGAAGATCCTCTGCGAGCTGTTCGCCGAGATGCTCGGCGTCCCCTCGGTCGGTGTCGACGACAGCTTCTTCGCCCTCGGCGGGCATTCCCTGCTCGCGGTGCGACTGCTCAGCCGCATTCGTGCCGCGTTCGGTACCGACCTTTCGCTGCGCGAGTTGTTCGAGGCGCCCACCGTCACCGCCGTCGCCGCAGCCGTCACCGCGAACCCTGTCGAGAAGGCCCGGCCGGCCCTGCGCCGCATGCCGAGGCCGGAGGAGGTCTCGTGA
- a CDS encoding thioesterase II family protein encodes MTSTAWFRGYRPVARPRVRLVCFAHAGGGPSAFRSWHEGLPADVEVLAVRYPGRQDRLTEECVDRMEPLADAIAGALTPLLDTPLVFFGHSMGAWVGYEVALRLRGEHGFSVDQLLVSGQVPPHRRKPGGEDPGTDAVIAEVRRLGGYDAQLFEDPELRELVLPAILADFSLVRTYAGDPAEVVDSPIVAYFGEQDEDAPAEDMRAWAERTTGDCAGRSFPGGHFYLAEHEAELLREISARLAPAHA; translated from the coding sequence ATGACCAGCACTGCGTGGTTCCGCGGGTATCGGCCGGTCGCGCGGCCGCGGGTGCGGCTGGTGTGCTTCGCCCACGCGGGTGGTGGACCGAGCGCCTTCCGGTCCTGGCACGAGGGGCTGCCCGCCGACGTCGAGGTGCTCGCCGTGCGCTACCCCGGGCGGCAGGACCGGTTGACCGAGGAGTGCGTCGACCGGATGGAGCCGCTCGCGGACGCGATCGCCGGAGCGCTGACCCCGTTGCTGGACACGCCTTTGGTGTTCTTCGGGCACAGCATGGGCGCGTGGGTCGGCTACGAGGTCGCCCTGCGGCTGCGGGGGGAGCACGGGTTCTCCGTCGACCAGCTGCTCGTGTCCGGCCAGGTACCGCCGCACCGCAGGAAGCCTGGCGGTGAGGACCCGGGCACCGACGCGGTGATCGCGGAGGTGCGGCGGCTCGGCGGCTACGACGCGCAGCTGTTCGAGGACCCGGAGCTGCGCGAGCTGGTCCTGCCCGCGATCCTGGCCGACTTCTCCTTGGTGCGGACCTACGCGGGCGATCCGGCCGAGGTCGTCGACAGCCCGATCGTGGCCTACTTCGGCGAGCAGGACGAGGACGCGCCCGCCGAGGACATGCGGGCGTGGGCGGAGCGCACGACCGGGGACTGCGCCGGACGCAGCTTCCCCGGCGGGCACTTCTACCTGGCCGAGCACGAGGCGGAGCTGCTCCGCGAGATCTCCGCGAGGCTGGCGCCCGCGCACGCCTGA